GGCAGTTCTGCGGAGGCGTGGCGGTCGGCCCGTCCACCGTGCTCACAGCGGCCCACTGCATGAGCGAGGACGTCCTGGGAGCGCCGCCGGGGCAGCTGGCCGACCTGAAGGTCGTCGCGGGCCGTACGGACCTGTACAGGGACACCGGGCAGGAGGTCTCCGTGCGCAGTGTGTGGGTGAATCCGGGCTACGACAGCGTCGGCAACGCCGGGGACTTCGCCGTACTCACCCTTGCCCAGCCGCTGCCGGCGGGCACGGTCATCGGCATGGCCGCCGAGGGTGATCCGGCGTACGAGGCCGGCACGGACGCCGTCGTCTACGGATGGGGTGACAGCACCGGGTTCGGTGCGTACTCCCACAGTCTGCGAGCGGCTCGTGTCCATGTGTTGTCCGACGCGTCCTGCGAGCGTGCCTACCCGGGTACCTCCGGCGGCACCTACGACGCGCGGAGCATGGTGTGCGCCGGGGAGGTGCGGGGCGGTCGTGATGCCTGCCAGGGGGACAGTGGCGGGCCGCTGGTCGCACAGGGCCGAGTCATCGGGCTCGTGTCGTGGGGCAGCGGCTGTGGTCGGCCGGGAAGTCCCGGCGTCTATACGCGGGTGTCCGACGCCGTGAAGACGCTCGGATGGACACGGGCGCTCAGAGACCCCACGAGGCCCCCTGAGGGCGTCTGAGCGGGTCCTGCCGCCTCTCCGCCGATCTTCGGTCACGAGAGCGGGCGGTCGCCCCTGGGAGCAGGAGCGGCCGCCCGTATACCGGCCTGTGCCGGTTCTGGCTCGTCGTGGACGCGCAGATCAGCGCTCTTCTTCCGGGGTAGAGGCCGGAACGGTCGTCAGCCGCTCTGTCTCGTCCTGTATTTCAGCGGCGATCTTCTTGAGTTCCGGCTCGAACTTGCGGCCGTGGTGGGCGCAGAAGAGCAGTTCTCCGCCGCTGAGCAGCACGACGCGTACGTACGCCTGGGCGCCGCAGCGGTCGCAGCGGTCAGCGGCCGTCAGCGGGCTCGCGGGGGTCAGAACAGTAGTCACGTCGCCTCTTCTCTAGCTCGACGAGCTGTCGTACCAGGGTCAACATCCAACCAGCCCCAAAACGTTCCCGCTCGTGGCTTGTCCTCGAAAAAATCTTTCCGAGGTGGCCGTCTGCTGCCGGTTTGGCGGCGAATGTGCCGTATTGCGTGGTCTGTAGTGCTTACGGTTTCGCGCTGTCGGTCATGGTCCGATCCTCCCGGCTGGGTTGCCGGTTTGTTCATGAGGACGTGCCCGGAGCCTAAATGGTTCATGCCCCGAAGGGAACGTGATATGTACTTCACTCAATCGAGGGATCGAACACGTATGCGACGCTGGACTAGTCTGAGTTCAGACGAGGGTGGCGTTACAACGGCTCTACCAGGCCTCGGTACCCTCTTGGCGGCAACCCAAGCCGCGCCCTTACCCAGAAGGGCCCCAAGTGAAATTCAGCGAGGAGCGAACCGCGTGACCGCCGAAACGTCCGTGCCGTCCACAGCGCTGCTGGCAGGAGCAGACCGGGACGGTTCCAACTACACCGCGCGGCACCTGCTCGTCCTCGAGGGGCTCGAGGCCGTGCGGAAGCGCCCGGGTATGTACATCGGCTCGACCGACAGCCGTGGTCTGATGCACTGCCTGTGGGAAATCATCGACAACTCCGTCGACGAGGCCCTGGGCGGCTACTGCGACCACATCGAGGTGATCCTCCACGACGACGCCTCGGTCGAGGTCCGTGACAACGGCCGTGGCATCCCGGTCGACGTCGAGCCCAAGACGGGTCTGTCCGGTGTCGAGGTCGTCATGACCAAGCTGCACGCCGGCGGCAAGTTCGGTGGCGGCTCCTACGCCGCCTCCGGCGGTCTGCACGGCGTCGGCGCCTCCGTGGTCAACGCCCTGTCCGCCCGCCTCGACGTCGAGGTGGACCGAAGCGGCCACACGCACGCGATCAGCTTCCGGCGTGGTGTTCCGGGCGCCTTCGCCGCGGACGGTCCCGACTCCAAGTTCGAGACGGGCGGTCTGCGGAAGGTCAAGAGGGTCGCCAAGAACCGGACCGGCACGCGGGTGCGCTACTGGGCCGATCGCCAGATCTTCCTCAAGGACGCCAAGCTCTCCCTGGACAACCTCCACCAGCGCGCCCGCCAGACCGCGTTCCTGGTGCCCGGCCTGACCATCGTCGTCCGCGACGAGTACGGCCTCGGCGAGGGCGGCAGCAAGGGCGAGGAGTCGTTCCGCTTCGACGGCGGCATCAGCGAGTTCTGCGAGTACCTGGCCACCGACAAGCCCGTCTGCGACGTCCTCCGCTTCACCGGACAGGGCACCTTCAAGGAGACCGTTCCGGTCCTGGACGAGCACGGGCAGATGACTCCGACGGAGGTCACCCGTGAGCTCGGCGTCGACGTGGCGTTGC
The sequence above is a segment of the Streptomyces asoensis genome. Coding sequences within it:
- a CDS encoding serine protease, which codes for MRRALVRALSRPLILAAAAVAIPLGSAAPAASDGVVVGGFPVDVSESPWTVALSSRDRFGGMRSGQFCGGVAVGPSTVLTAAHCMSEDVLGAPPGQLADLKVVAGRTDLYRDTGQEVSVRSVWVNPGYDSVGNAGDFAVLTLAQPLPAGTVIGMAAEGDPAYEAGTDAVVYGWGDSTGFGAYSHSLRAARVHVLSDASCERAYPGTSGGTYDARSMVCAGEVRGGRDACQGDSGGPLVAQGRVIGLVSWGSGCGRPGSPGVYTRVSDAVKTLGWTRALRDPTRPPEGV
- a CDS encoding DUF7455 domain-containing protein, which translates into the protein MTTVLTPASPLTAADRCDRCGAQAYVRVVLLSGGELLFCAHHGRKFEPELKKIAAEIQDETERLTTVPASTPEEER